A DNA window from Mastomys coucha isolate ucsf_1 unplaced genomic scaffold, UCSF_Mcou_1 pScaffold21, whole genome shotgun sequence contains the following coding sequences:
- the LOC116101625 gene encoding zinc finger protein 419-like isoform X1 gives MATSQGPAGQWSTVVIVEAAGGALPQVSVKPDNQEEGCLSFEDVAVYFSWEEWTLLDDSQRLLYQTVMTEIFTLVSSLGLIPSGIHDITQLEYWAEPSVPALRFLTPGCWIKVESEISRFEQNLSSEGAVSSTTMPQQMLCCAETPLLSTDNVAIFQTSSGLLRHQVTYTVGDVPRNTESGEAIQSEKKNCICSDCGKTFTSTSHLNRHRMIHTGEKPFQCSECGMSFSQKAFLVKHFRIHTGEKPFRCSECGKSFKHNISLVSHQRVHTGETPFTCTECGKSYMTRSNLTRHFQVHAAEKPYSCSECGKAFKEKSSLIYHARVHTRERPFQCSECGKSFSQKAFLIRHCRIHTGEKPFRCSECGKTFKHNCFLVAHQRVHTGETPFTCTECGKSYMNRSSLLYHYRVHTGEKP, from the exons ATGGCGACTTCCCAGGGCCCGGCCGGCCAGTGGAGCACAGTGGTGATTGTGGAGGCTGCGGGTGGAGCCCTGCCCCAG GTTTCAGTGAAACCTGACAACCAGGAAGAG ggctgtttatcctttgaggaTGTGGCTGTGTACTTCTCCTGGGAGGAATGGACACTGCTTGATGACTCTCAAAGGCTCCTGTACCAGACTGTGATGACAGAGATCTTCACACTAGTGTCCTCACTGG GACTTATACCTTCTGGGATCCATGACATCACTCAGCTAGAGTATTGGGCTGAGCCCTCTGTGCCTGCACTAAGATTCCTGACTCCAG GTTGTTGGATCAAAGTGGAGAGTGAAATATCCCGCTTTGAGCAGAATCTGTCTTCAGAAGGAGCTGTCAGTTCAACCACTATGCCACAGCaaatgctgtgctgtgctgagacACCCTTGCTAAGCACAGACAATGTGGCCATCTTCCAGACCTCCTCGGGTCTTCTCAGGCATCAGGTGACTTACACTGTTGGGGACGTCCCCAGGAACACTGAGAGTGGAGAGGCCATTCAGAGTGAGAAGAAGAACTGCATATGCAGTGACTGTGGCAAAACGTTTACTAGCACATCCCACCTCAATCGGCACCGGATgatacacactggagaaaagcctTTTCAGTGCAGTGAGTGCGGGATGTCCTTTAGCCAAAAAGCCTTTCTTGTCAAGCATTTcagaattcacactggagagaagccgtTCAGGTGCAGTGAGTGTGGCAAATCCTTCAAGCATAATATCTCCCTCGTTTCTCACCAGCGAGTCCACACAGGAGAGACTCCTTTTACCTGCACCGAATGTGGGAAATCATATATGACCAGATCCAATCTTACACGTCACTTTCAAGTTCATGCTGCGGAGAAGCCTTACAGCTGCAGTGAATGCGGCAAAGCGTTCAAGGAGAAATCCAGCCTCATTTATCATGCGCGAGTGCACACTCGGGAAAGGCCTTTTCAGTGCAGCGAGTGTGGGAAGTCCTTCAGCCAAAAAGCCTTTCTCATCAGGCATTGcagaattcacactggagagaagcctttcAGGTGCAGTGAGTGTGGCAAAACCTTCAAGCACAACTGCTTCCTTGTTGCTCATCAGCGAGTTCACACAGGAGAGACGCCTTTTACATGCACTGAATGCGGCAAGTCATATATGAACAGATCCAGTCTTTTATATCATTATCGGGTTCATACAGGAGAAAAGCCATAG
- the LOC116101625 gene encoding zinc finger protein 419-like isoform X2 — translation MATSQGPAGQWSTVVIVEAAGGALPQGCLSFEDVAVYFSWEEWTLLDDSQRLLYQTVMTEIFTLVSSLGLIPSGIHDITQLEYWAEPSVPALRFLTPGCWIKVESEISRFEQNLSSEGAVSSTTMPQQMLCCAETPLLSTDNVAIFQTSSGLLRHQVTYTVGDVPRNTESGEAIQSEKKNCICSDCGKTFTSTSHLNRHRMIHTGEKPFQCSECGMSFSQKAFLVKHFRIHTGEKPFRCSECGKSFKHNISLVSHQRVHTGETPFTCTECGKSYMTRSNLTRHFQVHAAEKPYSCSECGKAFKEKSSLIYHARVHTRERPFQCSECGKSFSQKAFLIRHCRIHTGEKPFRCSECGKTFKHNCFLVAHQRVHTGETPFTCTECGKSYMNRSSLLYHYRVHTGEKP, via the exons ATGGCGACTTCCCAGGGCCCGGCCGGCCAGTGGAGCACAGTGGTGATTGTGGAGGCTGCGGGTGGAGCCCTGCCCCAG ggctgtttatcctttgaggaTGTGGCTGTGTACTTCTCCTGGGAGGAATGGACACTGCTTGATGACTCTCAAAGGCTCCTGTACCAGACTGTGATGACAGAGATCTTCACACTAGTGTCCTCACTGG GACTTATACCTTCTGGGATCCATGACATCACTCAGCTAGAGTATTGGGCTGAGCCCTCTGTGCCTGCACTAAGATTCCTGACTCCAG GTTGTTGGATCAAAGTGGAGAGTGAAATATCCCGCTTTGAGCAGAATCTGTCTTCAGAAGGAGCTGTCAGTTCAACCACTATGCCACAGCaaatgctgtgctgtgctgagacACCCTTGCTAAGCACAGACAATGTGGCCATCTTCCAGACCTCCTCGGGTCTTCTCAGGCATCAGGTGACTTACACTGTTGGGGACGTCCCCAGGAACACTGAGAGTGGAGAGGCCATTCAGAGTGAGAAGAAGAACTGCATATGCAGTGACTGTGGCAAAACGTTTACTAGCACATCCCACCTCAATCGGCACCGGATgatacacactggagaaaagcctTTTCAGTGCAGTGAGTGCGGGATGTCCTTTAGCCAAAAAGCCTTTCTTGTCAAGCATTTcagaattcacactggagagaagccgtTCAGGTGCAGTGAGTGTGGCAAATCCTTCAAGCATAATATCTCCCTCGTTTCTCACCAGCGAGTCCACACAGGAGAGACTCCTTTTACCTGCACCGAATGTGGGAAATCATATATGACCAGATCCAATCTTACACGTCACTTTCAAGTTCATGCTGCGGAGAAGCCTTACAGCTGCAGTGAATGCGGCAAAGCGTTCAAGGAGAAATCCAGCCTCATTTATCATGCGCGAGTGCACACTCGGGAAAGGCCTTTTCAGTGCAGCGAGTGTGGGAAGTCCTTCAGCCAAAAAGCCTTTCTCATCAGGCATTGcagaattcacactggagagaagcctttcAGGTGCAGTGAGTGTGGCAAAACCTTCAAGCACAACTGCTTCCTTGTTGCTCATCAGCGAGTTCACACAGGAGAGACGCCTTTTACATGCACTGAATGCGGCAAGTCATATATGAACAGATCCAGTCTTTTATATCATTATCGGGTTCATACAGGAGAAAAGCCATAG